Within Thermus thermamylovorans, the genomic segment CTCGCCCGCGCCCCCGAGGGGGAGGGCACCCTGGCGGTGCGGGAACGGGTCCTTAAGGCCCGGGAAAGGATGCTGGCCCGCCAGGGGCGGCCCAACGGGGAGCTTGCGGGAAAGGCCCTAAGGGAGCACGTGCGCTTAACCTCCGGGGCGGAACACCTTCTCCAGGCAGCGGCCAAGCGGATGCTCCTTTCCGCCAGGAGCTACGACCGCCTCCTGCGGGTGGCCCGCACCGTGGCGGACCTCCTGGCCTCCGAGGGCGTGGAGGAGAACCACGTGGCCGAGGCCCTGGCTTACCGCAAGACCCTTTAACCCGCCTGGGCAGCAAGCCAGGGGATGAGGGCCTCCGCCCCTTGGGGGTTGGTGGCCAAGGGTACCCCGTGCACGTTGCACACCCGCATGAGGGCCTGGATGTCGGGCTCGTGGGGCTTGGGGGTGAGGGGGTCTTGGAAGAAGAGGACCGCCAGCACCCGCCCCTCCGCCACCCTCGCCCCGATCTGCTGGTCCCCCCCCAAGGGCCCCGAGAGGACCCGTTCCACGGGAAGCCCGGTGGCCTCGGCCACGCGAGCCCCCGTGGTGCCCGTGGCCAGGAGGGGAAAGCGGGAGAGGAGCGCCCGGTGCCGCTGGCAAAAGGCCACCATCTCTTCCTTCTTGGCATCGTGGGCGATGAGGGCTAGGGCCTTCATGGGGGCATTGTAAGCTTTGGCCATGGAACCCCCCCTCACCCTCAAGGAAGCCCAGC encodes:
- the mgsA gene encoding methylglyoxal synthase, giving the protein MKALALIAHDAKKEEMVAFCQRHRALLSRFPLLATGTTGARVAEATGLPVERVLSGPLGGDQQIGARVAEGRVLAVLFFQDPLTPKPHEPDIQALMRVCNVHGVPLATNPQGAEALIPWLAAQAG